From one Catenuloplanes nepalensis genomic stretch:
- a CDS encoding alpha/beta fold hydrolase gives MSRVVQFRADDGTPLKLTNVRGDREPTLGPVLLAHGAGVRSTIFHQLCGPLTEAGWDVWLLDWRASIDLPPRSWTLSEAALFDHPAAVRTVLAETGADRLAAVVHCQGSVTFMMALAAGLLPEVDTVVSNAVSLHPVVPAWSRVKLRAGVPLMSRLLTHLDPSWGRRPPPELTPRVITALVRALHHECDNTVCKLVSCTYGSGFPALWRHENLTPEMHDDFIPHEFGPVPISFFRQMGASVRAGRLISNLDGLPRDHAAGPPRTDARITLLAGAHNRCFLPDSQRRTHAFLDRHAPGRHTLHILPDYGHLDVFLGRDVHREVFPLILAGLRRQDAPAAIDGVR, from the coding sequence ATGTCACGTGTCGTACAGTTCCGTGCCGACGACGGCACACCGTTGAAACTGACCAATGTCCGCGGCGACCGGGAGCCGACGCTCGGCCCGGTGCTGCTCGCGCACGGCGCCGGCGTGCGCAGCACCATCTTCCACCAGCTCTGCGGTCCGCTGACCGAGGCCGGCTGGGACGTGTGGCTGCTCGACTGGCGCGCCAGCATCGACCTGCCGCCGCGCTCGTGGACGCTTTCCGAGGCCGCACTCTTCGACCACCCGGCCGCCGTGCGCACGGTGCTGGCCGAGACCGGCGCGGACCGGCTCGCCGCGGTCGTCCACTGCCAGGGCTCGGTCACGTTCATGATGGCGCTCGCCGCGGGCCTGCTCCCGGAGGTGGACACCGTGGTCAGCAACGCGGTGTCGCTGCACCCGGTGGTGCCGGCCTGGTCCCGGGTCAAGTTGCGAGCCGGCGTGCCGCTGATGTCCCGGCTGCTCACCCACCTCGACCCGTCCTGGGGCCGGCGCCCGCCGCCGGAACTCACACCCCGGGTGATCACCGCGCTGGTGCGCGCGCTGCACCACGAATGCGACAACACGGTGTGCAAGCTGGTCAGCTGCACGTACGGCAGCGGCTTTCCGGCGCTGTGGCGGCATGAGAATCTGACGCCGGAGATGCACGACGACTTCATCCCGCACGAGTTCGGCCCGGTCCCGATCAGCTTCTTCCGCCAGATGGGCGCGTCCGTCCGCGCGGGCCGGCTGATCTCGAACCTGGACGGCCTGCCCCGCGACCACGCGGCTGGGCCGCCGCGCACGGACGCACGGATCACGCTGCTGGCCGGCGCCCACAACCGCTGCTTCCTGCCGGACAGCCAGCGCCGCACGCATGCGTTCCTCGACCGCCACGCCCCCGGCCGCCACACGCTGCACATCCTCCCCGACTACGGCCACCTCGACGTGTTCCTCGGCCGCGACGTGCACCGCGAGGTGTTCCCGCTGATCCTGGCGGGCCTGCGCCGCCAGGACGCCCCGGCCGCCATCGACGGAGTCCGGTGA
- a CDS encoding ROK family transcriptional regulator: MDPKRTTVRDVRRANRSVLLSNLYRSGPVSRHELAQTTALSQASVSNLIGEMVAEGLVEEAGSVDSDGGRPRILLRVAPGFGHVIGADVGETRVQVELFDLAMTPLAKAEFPILVTRPAPEDVLTCLHDGLTSVITQAGVDPATVLGFGVAVSGVVDSDPAGSGAVVHAQTLGWDGVPLGAMLRGVTDIPVLVDNGAKTLGQAEMWFGAGRGARHAVVALVGSGVGAAVIADGASYRGAHSSAGEWGHTPIVYGGRPCRCGAHGCLEAYVGAESVLDRYRAANRHRSAPGADEESALAAVLAASGTKAGAQVLADTAGYLGAGLATLVNLFNPERIVLGGWAGLALGQALLPQIREATARHALRRPFEQVSIELCQLGPDAVAMGAATLPVARLIADGGARPGTPATTVRPAAARRPVPRRRR; encoded by the coding sequence ATGGATCCGAAACGGACGACGGTGCGCGACGTCCGCCGCGCGAACCGCTCCGTGCTGCTGAGCAACCTCTACCGCAGCGGCCCGGTCTCCCGGCACGAGCTGGCCCAGACCACCGCGCTCAGCCAGGCCAGCGTCAGCAACCTGATCGGCGAGATGGTCGCGGAGGGCCTGGTCGAGGAGGCCGGCTCGGTCGACTCCGACGGCGGCCGCCCGCGCATCCTGCTGCGCGTCGCGCCCGGCTTCGGCCACGTCATCGGCGCGGACGTCGGCGAGACCCGCGTCCAGGTGGAGTTGTTCGACCTCGCGATGACGCCGCTGGCCAAGGCCGAGTTCCCGATCCTGGTGACGCGCCCCGCGCCGGAGGACGTGCTCACCTGCCTGCACGACGGCCTCACCTCGGTCATCACCCAGGCCGGCGTCGACCCGGCCACCGTGCTCGGCTTCGGCGTCGCGGTCTCCGGCGTGGTCGATTCCGACCCGGCCGGTTCCGGCGCGGTCGTGCACGCGCAGACGCTCGGCTGGGACGGCGTGCCGCTCGGCGCGATGCTCCGCGGGGTCACCGACATCCCGGTGCTGGTCGACAACGGCGCCAAGACGCTCGGCCAGGCCGAGATGTGGTTCGGCGCGGGCCGCGGCGCCCGGCACGCCGTGGTCGCGCTGGTCGGCTCCGGCGTCGGCGCCGCGGTCATCGCGGACGGCGCGTCCTACCGCGGCGCACACTCCAGCGCCGGGGAGTGGGGACACACACCGATCGTGTACGGCGGGCGGCCGTGCCGCTGCGGCGCGCACGGCTGCCTCGAGGCGTACGTCGGCGCCGAGTCCGTGCTCGACCGCTACCGGGCCGCCAACCGGCACCGGTCCGCGCCCGGCGCGGACGAGGAGTCCGCGCTCGCGGCCGTGCTCGCCGCGTCCGGCACGAAGGCCGGCGCGCAGGTGCTCGCGGACACCGCCGGCTATCTCGGCGCCGGCCTGGCCACGCTGGTCAACCTGTTCAACCCGGAGCGCATCGTGCTCGGCGGCTGGGCCGGGCTCGCGCTCGGCCAGGCGCTGCTGCCGCAGATCCGCGAGGCGACCGCCCGGCACGCGCTGCGTCGCCCGTTTGAGCAGGTCAGCATCGAGCTGTGCCAGCTCGGCCCGGACGCGGTCGCGATGGGCGCGGCCACGCTCCCGGTCGCCCGCCTGATCGCCGACGGCGGCGCCCGCCCGGGCACCCCGGCCACCACCGTGCGGCCGGCCGCCGCGCGCCGACCGGTCCCGCGCCGGCGCCGCTGA
- a CDS encoding thymidine kinase, which translates to MPGLGGNGPGARLTFYWGPMDCGKSTLALQMHHNHGRQGRRGLVLTRNDRSLGPKVTTRIGLAQDAIEVTDDLNLWDLAYGKVDYLICDEACFYTVDHVEQLADLVDRAGVDVFAFGLASDFRSRLFPASQRLFELADEVHRLQVEVLCWCGRRGHLNARIVDGQIARAGEQVVIGDTASHAEVRYQVLCRRHHRSGTLD; encoded by the coding sequence CTGCCGGGGCTCGGCGGCAACGGGCCCGGCGCCCGGCTGACGTTCTACTGGGGGCCGATGGACTGCGGCAAGTCGACGCTGGCGTTGCAGATGCACCACAACCACGGCCGCCAGGGCCGGCGCGGCCTGGTGCTCACCCGCAACGACCGCTCGCTCGGCCCGAAGGTGACCACGCGCATCGGTCTCGCGCAGGACGCGATCGAGGTGACCGACGACCTGAACCTGTGGGACCTCGCGTACGGCAAGGTCGACTACCTGATCTGCGACGAGGCCTGCTTCTACACGGTCGACCACGTCGAGCAGCTCGCCGACCTGGTCGACCGGGCCGGCGTGGACGTGTTCGCGTTCGGCCTGGCCAGCGACTTCCGGTCGCGGCTGTTCCCGGCGTCGCAGCGGCTGTTCGAGCTGGCCGACGAGGTGCACCGGCTCCAGGTCGAGGTGCTCTGCTGGTGCGGGCGCCGCGGCCACCTCAACGCCCGCATCGTCGACGGCCAGATCGCCCGCGCCGGCGAACAGGTCGTGATCGGCGACACCGCATCACACGCTGAGGTTCGCTACCAGGTCCTCTGCCGCCGCCACCACCGCAGCGGCACGCTCGACTGA
- a CDS encoding GMC oxidoreductase encodes MPSAHEHVDVVVVGSGFGGSVAAYRFAEAGLGTVLLERGRAYAPGEFPRTPAEMARNLWDPGAGLHGLFDVWSFTGIDAIVSSGLGGGSLIYANVLLRKDEAWFVRDQALPGGGVEDWPLTRADLDPHYDRVERMIGPVPYPLDRKPFDRTAKTRAMAEAADRLGLDLRLPPLAVSFASRPGGVPGPGLAIEDPAYGNLHGVPRLTCRLCGECDIGCNDGAKNSLDHTYLSAAKDQGADLRVRHEVRTIAARDHGGYEVRYVIHDDSPPDRLPVHVITCDRLVLAAGTLGTSWLLLRDRDRLPGISPTLGTRFSGNGDLLGFVLRAVTPDGRPRPLRGSHGPVITSAIRVPDEADGGTGRGHYVEDAGYPGFLDWLVEATQWHGLSRRALLFALSRAQNRLTGGGRTAIAAELAALFGDVELSESSLPLLGMGRDIPDGRLSVRRGRLAADWTTQTSRRYFEEVRATMRAVATVLGGEFQGNPLGAMQQVVTVHPLGGAPMADRPERGVTDAYGEVFGLPGLYVADGAALPGPVGPNPALTIAAHADRLADRALCTPPRRPAFVFAPPTRLSFTEEMTGFCTVRLTIEVDDVFRFVADPDHEARATGTIDHPLLGRHAITGGTFRLFPDEGGVTRHMRYRLPFGTLCLIGHKDVRDDPGLDLWPDTTTLHARIVGLPDGEPIDEGEISIGRAAFLEQLTTVRVTGPRRAAALAAFGRLFAGTLWDVYAGQSA; translated from the coding sequence ATGCCGAGCGCGCACGAGCATGTGGACGTCGTCGTGGTCGGGTCCGGTTTCGGGGGATCCGTGGCCGCCTACCGGTTCGCCGAGGCCGGCCTCGGCACCGTGCTGCTGGAGCGGGGGAGGGCGTATGCGCCGGGCGAGTTCCCGCGCACGCCGGCCGAGATGGCCCGCAACCTGTGGGATCCGGGCGCGGGCCTGCACGGGCTGTTCGACGTCTGGTCGTTCACCGGCATCGACGCGATCGTGTCCAGCGGGCTCGGCGGCGGTTCGCTGATCTACGCGAACGTGCTGCTGCGCAAGGACGAGGCCTGGTTCGTCCGCGATCAGGCGCTGCCCGGCGGCGGCGTCGAGGACTGGCCGCTGACCCGCGCCGACCTGGACCCGCACTACGACCGGGTGGAGCGGATGATCGGCCCGGTGCCGTACCCGCTGGATCGGAAGCCTTTCGACCGGACCGCGAAGACGCGGGCGATGGCGGAGGCGGCCGACCGGCTCGGGCTCGATCTGCGCCTGCCGCCGCTGGCGGTCAGCTTCGCGTCCCGGCCCGGCGGCGTGCCCGGCCCGGGCCTGGCGATCGAGGATCCGGCCTACGGCAACCTGCACGGCGTACCGCGGCTGACCTGCCGTTTGTGCGGTGAATGCGACATCGGCTGCAACGACGGCGCGAAGAACTCGCTCGACCACACCTACCTGTCCGCGGCGAAAGATCAAGGAGCGGATCTGCGGGTACGCCATGAGGTGCGCACCATCGCGGCCCGTGACCACGGCGGCTACGAGGTGCGGTACGTGATCCACGACGACTCGCCGCCGGACCGCCTGCCGGTGCACGTGATCACCTGTGACCGGCTGGTGCTCGCCGCCGGCACGCTCGGCACGTCCTGGCTGCTGCTGCGCGACCGCGACCGGCTGCCCGGGATCAGCCCCACGCTCGGCACCCGGTTCAGCGGCAACGGCGACCTGCTCGGCTTCGTCCTGCGCGCGGTCACGCCGGACGGCCGCCCTCGCCCGCTGCGCGGCTCGCACGGCCCGGTGATCACCAGCGCGATCCGGGTGCCGGACGAGGCCGACGGCGGCACCGGGCGCGGCCACTACGTGGAGGACGCGGGCTACCCCGGATTCCTGGACTGGCTGGTCGAGGCGACGCAGTGGCACGGCCTGAGCCGGCGCGCACTGCTGTTCGCGCTGTCCCGCGCGCAGAACCGGCTCACCGGCGGAGGCCGGACCGCGATCGCCGCGGAGCTGGCTGCCCTGTTCGGCGACGTCGAGCTGTCCGAGTCGTCGCTGCCGCTGCTCGGGATGGGCCGGGACATCCCGGACGGCCGGCTGAGCGTGCGCCGCGGCCGGCTCGCCGCGGACTGGACCACGCAGACGTCCCGGCGCTACTTCGAGGAGGTGCGGGCCACCATGCGCGCGGTCGCGACCGTGCTCGGCGGCGAGTTCCAGGGCAACCCGCTCGGCGCGATGCAGCAGGTCGTCACGGTGCACCCGCTCGGCGGCGCGCCGATGGCCGACCGGCCGGAGCGGGGCGTCACCGACGCGTACGGCGAGGTCTTCGGTCTGCCGGGCCTCTATGTCGCGGACGGCGCCGCGCTGCCCGGCCCGGTCGGCCCGAATCCGGCGCTGACCATCGCGGCGCACGCGGACCGGCTCGCCGACCGCGCGCTGTGCACGCCGCCGCGCCGGCCGGCGTTCGTCTTCGCGCCGCCGACGCGGCTGTCGTTCACGGAGGAGATGACCGGTTTCTGCACCGTCCGGCTCACGATCGAGGTCGACGACGTGTTCCGGTTCGTCGCGGATCCGGATCACGAGGCACGCGCCACCGGCACGATCGACCACCCGCTGCTCGGCCGGCACGCCATCACCGGCGGCACGTTCCGGCTGTTCCCGGACGAGGGCGGCGTCACGCGGCACATGCGCTACCGGCTCCCGTTCGGCACGCTGTGCCTGATCGGGCACAAGGACGTGCGCGACGATCCCGGGCTCGACCTGTGGCCGGACACGACCACGCTGCACGCGCGGATCGTGGGCCTGCCGGACGGCGAGCCGATCGACGAGGGCGAGATCAGCATCGGCCGGGCCGCGTTTCTGGAGCAGCTGACCACGGTACGGGTGACGGGCCCCCGGCGGGCCGCCGCGCTGGCCGCGTTCGGCCGTCTCTTCGCGGGCACGCTGTGGGACGTCTACGCCGGCCAGAGCGCGTGA
- a CDS encoding GH1 family beta-glucosidase yields MREFAALPPAFVWGAATSAYQIEGAVSADGRKPSIWDTFCRVPGAIDNGDTGDVAADHYHRVPEDVALMKRLGLGAYRFSIAWPRVMPDGRGQVNAAGLDFYDRLVDQLLAAGVTPFATLYHWDLPQALQDLGGWPARDTAYAFADYAAVVAARLGDRVTDWMTMNEPLCSAWIGHLDGKMAPGETSLARAIPASHHLLLAHGLGMAAVRANAATKPEVGIVLNLSPIEPASDRPEDVAAAHRADGHTNRWWLDPVFGRGYPADMISTYGIAPPVEDGDLEAIAAPTEFFGLNYYFRQLIADAPEAPAPHGRQVPVEGALETAMGWEVYADGLEQLLLRVTNEYGVPKIYVTENGSAWADTPGADGTFEDKQRTAYLEDHLAACASAVAQGAPLAGYFAWSLLDNFEWAYGYDKRFGLVHVDYDTQVRTIKNSGHRYAEIIRNHRAEVTAPVA; encoded by the coding sequence GTGCGCGAGTTCGCCGCCCTTCCCCCGGCCTTCGTCTGGGGAGCCGCAACGTCGGCCTACCAGATCGAGGGGGCCGTGTCCGCCGACGGCCGCAAGCCGTCGATCTGGGACACGTTCTGCCGCGTGCCCGGCGCGATCGACAACGGCGACACCGGCGACGTCGCCGCGGACCACTACCACCGCGTCCCGGAGGACGTCGCGCTGATGAAGCGCCTCGGGCTGGGCGCCTACCGCTTCTCGATCGCCTGGCCGCGCGTGATGCCGGACGGTCGCGGGCAGGTCAACGCGGCCGGCCTCGACTTCTACGACCGGCTCGTCGACCAGCTGCTCGCGGCCGGCGTAACGCCGTTCGCCACGCTCTACCACTGGGACCTGCCGCAGGCGCTGCAGGACCTCGGCGGCTGGCCCGCGCGGGACACCGCGTACGCGTTCGCCGACTACGCCGCCGTGGTCGCGGCCCGGCTCGGGGACCGGGTCACCGACTGGATGACCATGAACGAGCCGCTGTGCAGCGCGTGGATCGGGCACCTCGACGGGAAGATGGCGCCCGGCGAGACGTCGCTGGCCCGCGCGATCCCGGCCAGCCACCACCTGCTGCTGGCGCACGGGCTCGGGATGGCCGCGGTCCGGGCCAACGCGGCCACGAAGCCCGAGGTCGGCATCGTGCTCAACCTCAGCCCGATCGAGCCGGCCAGCGACCGCCCGGAGGACGTGGCCGCGGCGCACCGCGCGGACGGGCACACGAACCGCTGGTGGCTCGACCCGGTCTTCGGACGCGGCTACCCGGCCGACATGATCTCCACCTACGGGATCGCGCCACCGGTCGAGGACGGCGACCTCGAGGCGATCGCGGCGCCGACCGAGTTCTTCGGGCTCAACTACTACTTCCGGCAGCTGATCGCGGACGCGCCGGAGGCGCCGGCGCCGCACGGCCGCCAGGTGCCGGTGGAGGGCGCGCTGGAGACCGCGATGGGCTGGGAGGTCTACGCGGACGGCCTGGAGCAGCTGCTGCTGCGCGTCACGAACGAGTACGGCGTGCCGAAGATCTACGTGACCGAGAACGGTTCGGCCTGGGCGGACACGCCGGGCGCGGACGGCACGTTCGAGGACAAGCAGCGCACCGCCTACCTCGAGGACCACCTGGCCGCGTGCGCGTCCGCGGTCGCCCAGGGCGCGCCGCTGGCCGGCTACTTCGCCTGGTCGCTGCTGGACAACTTCGAGTGGGCGTACGGCTACGACAAGCGGTTCGGCCTGGTCCACGTCGACTACGACACCCAGGTCCGGACGATCAAGAACAGCGGCCACCGGTACGCGGAGATCATCCGCAACCACCGGGCCGAGGTGACCGCGCCGGTCGCCTGA
- a CDS encoding TetR/AcrR family transcriptional regulator has translation MTSDSRSVVSRPQRADARRNFDALLAAAREAFATDGAGASLEGIARRAGVNIATLYRNFPTRQHLFETTYLDDVSAMARLADELADRDPWDALETWLRHFVGYAATKRAVYDAIAHREAMFVTGRDIIHAAGRPLLARAQAAGAARSDVTFDDVLFLINGVSGANFVENAQRDRVLQMALDGIRPRC, from the coding sequence GTGACTTCGGATTCGCGCTCCGTGGTGAGCCGCCCGCAGCGCGCCGATGCCCGCCGCAACTTCGACGCGCTGCTCGCCGCGGCCCGCGAGGCCTTCGCCACCGATGGCGCCGGCGCCTCCCTCGAGGGCATCGCGCGTCGCGCCGGCGTCAACATCGCCACGCTCTACCGCAACTTCCCGACCCGCCAGCACCTGTTCGAGACCACCTACCTCGACGACGTGTCCGCCATGGCCCGCCTCGCCGACGAGCTGGCCGACCGCGACCCGTGGGACGCGCTGGAGACCTGGCTGCGCCACTTCGTCGGCTACGCGGCCACCAAACGCGCGGTCTACGACGCGATCGCCCACCGCGAGGCCATGTTCGTCACCGGCCGCGACATCATCCACGCGGCCGGCCGCCCCCTGCTCGCGCGCGCCCAGGCCGCCGGCGCCGCCCGCAGCGACGTCACCTTCGACGACGTCCTCTTCCTGATCAACGGCGTCAGCGGCGCCAACTTCGTCGAGAACGCCCAGCGCGACCGGGTCCTCCAGATGGCTCTCGACGGCATCCGCCCCCGTTGCTGA
- a CDS encoding FAD-dependent oxidoreductase → MATDVVIAGGGIGGLTAAIALRRAGLRVTVRERDPALPATGTALGIWPAALRALDAIGVGDQVRRAGVRQRSGAFLRPDGSRIAAIDLDRLHRRTGDHVFLLSRPALLGILHRAAADAGASLRAGDPVTDEVDADLVVAADGVFSRTRERLFGPAHRARFSGTTAWRGTLSGRPTDAFAEVWGRGVKFGVTPHEGGRTNWFASAAGRFTHGDDIARLREMFAGWAPPVRTVLDALEGCEVLRHEVHVTPALPSFIRGHVALIGDAAHAMTPDLGRGACEAIIDAVTLAGHVRSRTTIEEALRGYDRERRPTTQRLARMAGLASRMTRVRHALPVRDQILRATLLAGPPA, encoded by the coding sequence ATGGCGACAGACGTGGTGATAGCCGGCGGGGGCATCGGCGGGCTGACCGCCGCGATCGCGCTGCGGCGCGCGGGCCTGCGGGTGACCGTGCGCGAGCGGGACCCGGCGCTGCCCGCCACCGGCACCGCGCTCGGCATCTGGCCGGCCGCGCTGCGCGCACTGGACGCGATCGGCGTCGGCGACCAGGTGCGCCGGGCCGGGGTGCGGCAGCGCTCCGGCGCGTTCCTCCGGCCGGACGGGTCCCGCATCGCCGCGATCGACCTGGACAGGCTGCACCGCCGCACCGGCGATCACGTGTTCCTGCTGTCCCGGCCCGCGCTCCTGGGCATCCTGCACCGGGCCGCCGCCGATGCGGGCGCGAGCCTGCGGGCCGGCGACCCGGTGACGGACGAGGTGGACGCGGACCTGGTCGTCGCCGCCGACGGCGTGTTCAGCCGCACCCGGGAGCGGCTGTTCGGCCCGGCCCACCGCGCTCGCTTCTCCGGCACCACCGCGTGGCGCGGCACGCTGTCCGGGCGGCCCACGGACGCGTTCGCCGAGGTGTGGGGCCGGGGTGTGAAGTTCGGCGTGACGCCGCACGAGGGCGGCCGGACCAACTGGTTCGCGTCCGCCGCCGGGCGGTTCACCCACGGTGACGACATCGCCCGCCTGCGCGAGATGTTCGCCGGCTGGGCGCCCCCGGTCCGTACCGTGCTGGACGCCTTGGAGGGGTGCGAGGTGCTGCGGCACGAGGTGCACGTGACGCCCGCGCTGCCGTCGTTCATCCGCGGGCACGTCGCGCTGATCGGCGACGCCGCGCACGCGATGACCCCCGACCTGGGCCGCGGCGCCTGCGAGGCGATCATCGACGCGGTTACGCTGGCCGGTCACGTGCGGTCACGAACCACGATCGAAGAAGCCCTGCGCGGGTACGACCGGGAGCGCCGCCCCACCACCCAACGGCTGGCCCGGATGGCCGGCCTGGCCTCCCGGATGACCCGCGTCCGCCACGCGCTGCCGGTCCGCGACCAGATCCTGCGCGCAACCCTGCTGGCCGGCCCACCCGCCTGA
- a CDS encoding aldo/keto reductase: MSAACTSGGSSGSPGTCRRDGKVRAIGASHTPVSGIVEAQWVAERRGLARFHTEQPAYSILNRGIERELLPVTQRFGMGTLVWGPLLTGHGKPVDALAFTPDGRTLATGGEDRTTVLWDLDVERTAARICARTDPALLAADWATYFPDRPFRSPCPGPGSLIRTGR; encoded by the coding sequence ATGTCCGCGGCGTGCACGAGCGGTGGGTCCTCGGGCTCGCCGGGCACCTGCCGGAGGGACGGCAAGGTGCGCGCGATCGGCGCCTCGCACACGCCGGTCTCCGGCATCGTCGAGGCCCAGTGGGTGGCGGAGCGCCGCGGCCTGGCCCGCTTCCACACCGAACAGCCGGCCTACTCGATCCTCAACCGCGGCATCGAGCGCGAGCTGCTGCCGGTCACCCAGCGCTTCGGCATGGGCACGCTGGTCTGGGGCCCGCTCCTCACCGGTCACGGCAAGCCGGTCGACGCGCTCGCGTTCACGCCGGACGGCCGCACGCTCGCCACCGGCGGCGAGGACCGGACCACCGTGCTGTGGGACCTGGACGTCGAGCGGACCGCCGCCCGGATCTGCGCCCGCACCGACCCGGCACTGCTCGCGGCGGACTGGGCGACGTACTTCCCGGACCGCCCGTTCCGCTCACCCTGCCCGGGGCCAGGGTCCCTGATCAGGACAGGCCGATAG
- a CDS encoding FAD-dependent monooxygenase: protein MRALVVGLGVSGMAAAIALSGAGWTPVIVERASARRTGGYFVGLFPAGKKAASQLGVLDRMHLRTPADHRTWAVDAGGERRRSIGFLDQPGQPEGTMRGDVEAALWDGLSPDIEIRFGTGPRALRQTADAAYVDLGAGDERFDLVIGADGLRSTVRRLAFGPDERFLRPARSMICTFSLDAPVPGYSGSDQLALVEPGRALWVFPYRDRPPTALFAYRAADVDVELRKDPAEALAARYADMGEPVPWVLDRLAHAPERLFDSVRQVRMPRWHRGRVLLLGDAAWCLTLYSGMGASTGMMGAAALGDALTSGLPLPRALGAWERTMRPTIRAHQLIAHVKGEGFVPSNPFNHGVRRLVVGQAAKLLIREPRPAIGLS from the coding sequence GTGAGAGCACTTGTGGTGGGTCTCGGCGTCTCCGGAATGGCCGCGGCGATCGCCCTGTCCGGGGCCGGCTGGACGCCGGTGATCGTGGAGCGCGCGTCCGCGCGGCGCACCGGCGGATACTTCGTCGGCCTGTTCCCCGCGGGCAAGAAGGCCGCGTCACAGCTGGGCGTCCTCGACCGCATGCACCTGCGCACGCCCGCCGACCACCGCACCTGGGCGGTCGACGCCGGCGGCGAGCGGAGGCGCAGCATAGGCTTCCTCGACCAGCCCGGCCAGCCCGAGGGCACCATGCGCGGCGACGTGGAGGCCGCGCTCTGGGACGGTCTCTCCCCGGACATCGAGATCCGGTTCGGCACCGGGCCGCGCGCGCTCCGGCAGACCGCGGACGCGGCCTACGTCGACCTCGGCGCCGGCGACGAGCGCTTCGATCTGGTGATCGGCGCGGACGGGCTGCGCTCCACCGTGCGCCGGCTCGCGTTCGGACCGGACGAGCGGTTCCTCCGGCCGGCCCGCTCGATGATCTGCACGTTCTCGCTGGACGCGCCGGTGCCCGGCTACTCCGGCTCGGACCAGCTCGCCCTGGTCGAGCCGGGCCGCGCGCTGTGGGTCTTCCCCTACCGGGACCGGCCGCCGACCGCGCTCTTCGCCTACCGGGCCGCCGACGTCGACGTCGAGCTTCGCAAGGACCCGGCCGAGGCGCTGGCCGCACGCTACGCCGACATGGGCGAGCCGGTGCCGTGGGTGCTGGACCGGCTGGCGCACGCGCCCGAGCGGCTCTTCGACTCCGTGCGCCAGGTCCGCATGCCGCGCTGGCACCGCGGCCGCGTGCTGCTGCTCGGCGACGCCGCCTGGTGCCTCACGCTCTACTCCGGCATGGGCGCCAGCACCGGCATGATGGGCGCGGCCGCGCTCGGCGACGCGCTCACCTCCGGCCTGCCGCTGCCCCGCGCACTGGGCGCGTGGGAACGCACGATGCGCCCGACGATCCGGGCGCACCAGTTGATCGCGCACGTCAAGGGCGAGGGCTTCGTGCCTTCCAACCCCTTCAACCACGGGGTACGCCGACTCGTGGTCGGCCAGGCCGCCAAGCTGCTGATCCGCGAACCGCGTCCGGCTATCGGCCTGTCCTGA
- a CDS encoding LacI family DNA-binding transcriptional regulator, translating into MTITIADVAAAAGVSKTTVSRVLNGKDDLDAQTADRVRRVIADLGYVPSARAVGLARGRTRIVGMLVPSLTWPWMGEVLQGAVDAMEAAGYGLLLFTVNRGEDSMRQFAQQVSARAFDGLLVVEPDGQTGYIAELYEGGLPVVLIDDRAARRPRFPSVGTTNRRGARSAGEHLIALGRHRPLVITGKVKFGCTQERVAGFADAYAEAGLTIDPALIFEGDFSYGCGREAVLRSAGTGFDAVFAHNDLSATGAMQAVIESGRTVPGDVAVVGFDDLPLAANAQPPLSTVHQPLREMGDAAARLLLAHFAGEPLPANPVTIPTTFVTRESTTGR; encoded by the coding sequence TTGACGATCACCATCGCGGACGTGGCCGCGGCGGCGGGCGTCAGCAAGACCACCGTCTCCCGGGTGCTCAACGGCAAGGACGACCTCGACGCGCAGACCGCGGACCGGGTGCGGCGGGTGATCGCCGACCTCGGTTACGTGCCCAGCGCCCGCGCGGTCGGCCTGGCCCGCGGCCGGACCAGGATCGTCGGCATGCTCGTGCCGTCGCTGACCTGGCCCTGGATGGGCGAGGTGCTCCAGGGTGCGGTCGACGCGATGGAGGCGGCGGGTTACGGCCTGCTGCTGTTCACGGTCAACCGCGGCGAGGACTCGATGCGCCAGTTCGCGCAGCAGGTCTCCGCCCGCGCGTTCGACGGCCTGCTGGTCGTCGAGCCGGACGGCCAGACCGGTTACATCGCGGAGCTCTACGAGGGCGGGCTGCCGGTCGTGCTCATCGACGACCGGGCCGCACGCCGGCCGAGGTTCCCGTCCGTCGGCACCACCAACCGGCGCGGCGCCCGCTCGGCCGGTGAGCACCTGATCGCGCTCGGCCGCCATCGGCCGCTCGTGATCACCGGAAAGGTCAAGTTCGGCTGCACGCAGGAGCGGGTGGCCGGATTCGCCGACGCCTACGCGGAGGCCGGGCTGACCATCGACCCGGCACTGATCTTCGAGGGCGACTTCTCCTACGGGTGCGGCCGGGAGGCCGTGCTGCGCAGCGCCGGCACCGGGTTCGACGCCGTGTTCGCGCACAACGATCTGTCCGCCACCGGCGCGATGCAGGCCGTCATCGAGTCCGGCCGGACCGTACCCGGTGATGTGGCGGTCGTCGGTTTCGATGATCTGCCGCTCGCCGCGAACGCACAGCCGCCGCTGAGCACCGTGCACCAGCCGCTGCGGGAGATGGGCGACGCCGCCGCCCGCCTGCTGCTGGCGCACTTCGCGGGCGAACCGCTGCCCGCGAACCCCGTGACCATCCCGACCACCTTCGTCACTCGCGAGTCCACCACCGGCCGATAA